The following is a genomic window from Psychrobacter immobilis.
GCATAATCATTATGAATTAATGCAGTTAAATCACCGCCGTCATCCAAGATTAAGTTAGCATCCCAAAGCTGACCTGACGCTTCACCGCCAACGTGAATTTGTTGACGCAAGCACCACTCGTACTCTTCTTCTGTTTCACCTTTCCAAGCATAAACAGAGATACCAGCAGCAGCAATCGCAGCAGCAGCGTGGTCTTGAGTTGAGAAGATATTACATGAGGTCCAACGTACTTCAGCACCTAGCGCGACGAGTGTCTCGATAAGAACGGCAGTCTGGATGGTCATGTGGATACAGCCAGCGATTTTTGCGCCTTTAAGCGGCTGATCGGCTTCGTAGCGACGACGCAAACCCATTAGGGCAGGCATTTCAGCTTCGGCAAGGGTGATTTCACGGCGACCGTAGTCAGCAAGGCTGATGTCGGCGACTTTATAGTCAGTAAAAGAGGGATCGATCGTATGGGCAGATGGGGTGTTAGACACTGCGTCCATAATATGCTCCTATCAGTGGTTAAGGTATGATAAAAAGAATAAAAACGCAGGTGTCGTTATTTGCGCTGTCAACAACCAATGAGATGATTGTTTAACAGTTACCGAGCCTAACATGATGACTGATTAGCAGGGCTTTAAAGCCTAAATGCACTATCAGATATTATGGCGCAACACCTCTCGGAGGTCGTTATTGTAATTGATGAGTCATGAATTGTCACCTGTTGGATAACATAAATAGCTGACGGTATAGACACTAAGAAGGCGAGCAGTAATATGTAGCAATAAAAAAGGCCATCGATGGATGACCTTTTTTATTCTCAGTTCAGGCAGTCCAAATAGTACTAAGAGAAATTAGAGCCAGTTATAGGTTAAAGATGTGAAGAAGTTGGTGCCGTCTTGATTGTAACGCGAAGCATATTGACCAAAACTCTCATTGGTTGAGTAATCTACGTTGGTCAAGTTGTTAATACGACTTGTCCATGTCAGATTTGGACTCAAGTAATAATTACCACTGATATTGAATAACGTATAGTCATCTATGAAAGTGCTATTATCTGCAACATTATAGGTTTTACCCACATATTCTGCTTCAGTACGAATATCGAACTCTGCAGCTTGGTAACCTATATATACCAGGCCAGTATTTTCAGGGCGATACACTAATTGTTTGCCTTTGTTAGCTCCGGAGTCCTCTTCAGCATTGGTGCGAGTGTATTGACCACCAAATAAAATATTACTGAGCTGCCAGTCTGAGGTAAAGCTATAACCTGACAAGCTTGCTTCATCAATGTTCAGTGCTTGATATTTATCAATACTACCATCGTATCTGTTATCAATAAGATTGTCGACATCACTATTAAAACCAGTCAAACGAGTAGTTTGTATCGTATTGGTAGATTCAATAAATACTTCTAGGTTTTTACTCTTTTCGACTTTTAAATCTTCATTTGGAACATAGTAAGCGCTCTCAATGTATAAATCATTCAGAGTAGGCGCTCTATAGCCAGTAGCGAAGCTAGTACCTAGGCGTAGGCTAGGCGCTAGCTTTACAGCATAACCAAGACCAAATGTAGTTTCATGACCAAATTGTGAGTTATCGTCGAAACGAACATTGGCTTGAAAATCGTAAGCATCCTCATTTACTTGATAACCAGCAAAGCCACTCTTAATATCACGGTCATTTATTTTATAGCTGTCTTTACCGCCGGCACTAGGAGTGTTATCTGTAAGGTCTACTTCCTGCTGCAACCATTCGGCACCTGCTTGAAATTGTCCTACAGGTAATTCATAAGTGCTTATCAAATTCGCCTGTTTCTGTTTGGTTTCAAAGGCATCGCCCACTTTGTTATCAATCTTATCCAAGCTCTGACCTGCTGATAGTCGTACTGTCAGCTTATCGTTTTCGTACTGTGAAAATGCTGATACGGCACCATTCTCTTGATCAATCTCTGCATTGGGACCTGGTCCAAAACTAAAGTTATCAAACTCTGTCGTTGACTTAGAAAAAAGTCCAGTTGCGCCAACGCTTATATTTTGAGTAATAGGCATACTAGCATTTAAGGCAAAGTTATTGCTCTCAAAGCCATCATCATCTTTATCAT
Proteins encoded in this region:
- a CDS encoding TonB-dependent receptor domain-containing protein; the protein is MSLSRSSSRTYLRLSILSALGLLAVNTAMAVTPDVATINDSELPQVELDEIIVTATRTPTKTSNVIAQTRVVDKEDLERFQGQTVLEVLRRQPGFSIKQDGGMGQSSNFYLRGYDSKRVLVLIDGVRYGSMSTGQPALALLPTDQIDRIEILYGASGSSIYGSDAMGGVIQIFTKGSNVNQTNFSVTAGVGSHDHYVYGATAQFANAQGAKLSLSASRNQTKGISALDNRTGNDKDDDGFESNNFALNASMPITQNISVGATGLFSKSTTEFDNFSFGPGPNAEIDQENGAVSAFSQYENDKLTVRLSAGQSLDKIDNKVGDAFETKQKQANLISTYELPVGQFQAGAEWLQQEVDLTDNTPSAGGKDSYKINDRDIKSGFAGYQVNEDAYDFQANVRFDDNSQFGHETTFGLGYAVKLAPSLRLGTSFATGYRAPTLNDLYIESAYYVPNEDLKVEKSKNLEVFIESTNTIQTTRLTGFNSDVDNLIDNRYDGSIDKYQALNIDEASLSGYSFTSDWQLSNILFGGQYTRTNAEEDSGANKGKQLVYRPENTGLVYIGYQAAEFDIRTEAEYVGKTYNVADNSTFIDDYTLFNISGNYYLSPNLTWTSRINNLTNVDYSTNESFGQYASRYNQDGTNFFTSLTYNWL